A DNA window from Bos mutus isolate GX-2022 chromosome 11, NWIPB_WYAK_1.1, whole genome shotgun sequence contains the following coding sequences:
- the CEL gene encoding bile salt-activated lipase has product MGRWELAVLGLACCLAVASAAKLGSVYTEGGFVEGVNKKLSLFGDSVDIFKGIPFAAAPKALEKPERHPGWQGTLKAKSFKKRCLQATLTQDSTYGNEDCLYLNIWVPQGRKEVSHDLPVMIWIYGGAFLMGASQGANFLSNYLYDGEEIATRGNVIVVTFNYRVGPLGFLSTGDSNLPGNYGLWDQHMAIAWVKRNIEAFGGDPDNITLFGESAGGASVSLQTLSPYNKGLIKRAISQSGVGLCPWAIQQDPLFWAKRIAEKVGCPVDDTSKMAGCLKITDPRALTLAYKLPLGSTEYPKLHYLSFVPVIDGDFIPDDPVNLYANAADVDYIAGTNDMDGHLFVGMDVPAINSNKQDVTEEDFYKLVSGLTVTKGLRGANATYEVYTEPWAQDSSQETRKKTMVDLETDILFLIPTKIAVAQHKSHAKSANTYTYLFSQPSRMPIYPKWMGADHADDLQYVFGKPFATPLGYRAQDRTVSKAMIAYWTNFARTGDPNTGHSTVPANWDPYTLEDDNYLEINKQMDSNSMKLHLRTNYLQFWTQTYQALPTVTSAGASLLPPEDNSEASPVPPADNSGAPTEPSAGDSEVAQMPVVIGF; this is encoded by the exons ATGGGGCGCTGGGAGCTAGCCGTCTTGGGCCTCGCCTGCTGCTTGGCAGTAGCGAGTGCAGCGAAG TTGGGCTCCGTATACACCGAAGGCGGCTTCGTGGAGGGCGTCAACAAGAAGCTGAGCCTCTTTGGCGACTCTGTTGACATCTTCAAGGGCATCCCCTTCGCTGCCGCCCCCAAGGCCCTGGAGAAGCCCGAGCGACACCCCGGCTGGCAAG GGACCCTGAAGGCCAAGAGCTTCAAGAAACGGTGCCTGCAGGCCACGCTCACGCAGGACAGCACCTACGGAAATGAAGACTGCCTCTACCTCAACATCTGGGTCCCCCAGGGCAGGAAGGAAG tCTCCCACGACCTGCCCGTCATGATCTGGATCTATGGAGGCGCCTTCCTCATGGGGGCCAGCCAAGGGGCCAACTTTCTCAGCAACTACCTCTACGACGGGGAGGAGATTGCCACACGGGGCAACGTCATCGTGGTCACGTTCAACTACCGCGTTGGGCCCCTGGGCTTTCTCAGCACCGGGGACTCCAACCTGCCAG GTAACTATGGCCTTTGGGATCAGCACATGGCCATTGCTTGGGTGAAGAGGAACATTGAGGCCTTCGGAGGAGACCCCGACAACATCACCCTCTTTGGGGAGTCGGCCGGAGGCGCCAGCGTCTCTCTGCAG ACCCTCTCTCCCTACAACAAGGGCCTCATCAAGCGAGCCATCAGCCAGAGTGGAGTGGGTTTGTGTCCTTGGGCCATCCAGCAGGACCCCCTCTTCTGGGCTAAAAGG ATTGCAGAGAAGGTGGGCTGCCCCGTGGACGACACCAGCAAGATGGCTGGGTGTCTGAAGATCACTGACCCCCGTGCCCTGACGCTGGCCTATAAGCTGCCCCTGGGAAGCACGGAAT ACCCCAAGCTGCACTATCTGTCCTTCGTCCCCGTCATCGATGGAGACTTCATCCCTGATGACCCCGTCAACCTGTACGCCAACGCCGCGGACGTCGACTACATAGCGGGCACCAATGACATGGACGGCCACCTCTTTGTCGGGATGGACGTGCCAGCCATCAACAGCAACAAACAGGACGTCACGGA GGAGGACTTCTATAAGCTGGTCAGCGGGCTCACCGTCACCAAGGGGCTCAGAGGTGCCAATGCCACGTACGAGGTGTACACCGAGCCCTGGGCCCAGGACTCATCCCAGGAGACCAGGAAGAAGACCATGGTGGACCTGGAGACTGACATCCTCTTCCTGATCCCCACAAAGATTGCCGTGGCCCAGCACAAGAGCCACGCCAA gAGCGCCAACACCTATACCTACCTGTTCTCCCAACCGTCTCGGATGCCCATCTACCCCAAGTGGATGGGGGCTGACCACGCCGATGACCTCCAGTATGTCTTCGGGAAGCCCTTCGCCACCCCCCTGGGCTACCGGGCCCAAGACAGGACTGTCTCCAAGGCCATGATTGCCTACTGGACCAACTTTGCCAGAACTGG GGACCCTAACACGGGCCACTCGACAGTGCCCGCAAACTGGGATCCCTACACCCTGGAAGATGACAACTACCTGGAAATCAACAAGCAGATGGACAGCAACTCTATGAAGCTGCATCTGAGGACCAACTACCTGCAGTTCTGGACCCAGACCTACCAGGCCCTGCCCACGGTGACCAGCGCGGGGGCCAGCCTGCTGCCCCCCGAGGACAACTCTGAGGCCAGCCCCGTGCCCCCAGCGGACAACTCCGGGGCTCCCACCGAACCCTCTGCGGGTGACTCTGAGGTGGCTCAGATGCCTGTCGTCATTGGCTTCTAA